One Fibrobacter sp. UWP2 genomic region harbors:
- a CDS encoding outer membrane lipoprotein carrier protein LolA, whose product MKLSKTFIVCMVAGLMSWSAAFALTAQEALSKSQNWFKSGKAWDLSFKLQVFYAESPDVASQQGSLLVADGDRFKLDVAGIKFYSDGESLWQYNVEQKQVLIKAVEDLSSSLHPSELLFKYLNCKALELGEGDYNGQKLWVLKLDPSKYAGQFTKMEVWLNKKDFSPVRLYTVDPTGNSSWYNIIKLKVVKKVSPDEFKYKTIQGVDEIDMR is encoded by the coding sequence ATGAAGTTGAGCAAGACTTTTATTGTCTGTATGGTTGCGGGCCTTATGTCGTGGTCTGCGGCCTTTGCGTTGACGGCGCAGGAGGCGCTCTCCAAGTCGCAGAACTGGTTCAAGTCGGGCAAGGCTTGGGACCTCTCCTTTAAGTTGCAAGTATTTTATGCGGAATCCCCCGACGTGGCGAGCCAGCAGGGGAGCCTGCTGGTGGCCGACGGCGACCGCTTTAAGCTGGATGTCGCGGGCATCAAGTTCTACAGCGACGGCGAGAGCCTTTGGCAGTACAATGTGGAACAAAAGCAGGTGCTCATCAAGGCGGTCGAGGACCTCTCGAGCTCGCTGCACCCCTCGGAACTATTGTTCAAGTACCTCAACTGCAAGGCGCTGGAGCTGGGCGAGGGCGACTACAACGGCCAAAAGCTGTGGGTGCTCAAGCTGGATCCGTCCAAGTACGCGGGCCAGTTCACCAAGATGGAAGTGTGGCTGAACAAAAAGGACTTTTCTCCGGTGCGCCTGTACACGGTGGACCCGACGGGGAACTCCTCCTGGTACAACATCATCAAGTTGAAGGTGGTCAAAAAGGTGTCGCCCGACGAGTTCAAGTACAAAACGATCCAGGGTGTCGACGAGATCGACATGAGGTAG